A single region of the Lates calcarifer isolate ASB-BC8 linkage group LG16_LG22, TLL_Latcal_v3, whole genome shotgun sequence genome encodes:
- the gins1 gene encoding DNA replication complex GINS protein PSF1: MFCEKAIELIRELHRMSDGQLPAFNEDGLRQVLQEMEALYEQNQSDVNEAKSEGRAELIPSIKLRHCCLLRNQRCVTAYLYDRLLRIRALRWEYGSVLPPNIRFHMCAEELQWFGQYKKSLASFMRSLGGEEGLDITQDMKPPKSLYIEVRCLKDHGEFEIDDGTVILLKKNSQHFLPRWKCEQLIRQGVLEHVVS, translated from the exons ATGTTTTGTGAGAAAGCCATCGAGTTAATCAGAGAACTTCACCGGATGAGCGACGGACAGCTGCCCGCTTTTAAC GAAGATGGACTGCGGCAGGTTCTGCAGGAGATGGAGGCTCTGTACGAACAGAACCAGAGTGATGT taacGAGGCGAAGTCTGAGGGTCGAGCTGAGCTGATTCCCTCCATCAAACTGCGTCACTGCTGCCTGCTGAGGAACCAGCGCTGCGTCACCGCCTACCT ATACGACCGTCTGCTGAGGATCAGAGCTCTGCGGTGGGAGTACGGCAGCGTGCTGCCTCCTAACATCCGCTTCCACATGTGTGCAGAGGAG ctgcagtggttCGGTCAGTATAAAAAGTCTCTGGCCTCCTTCATGCGCTCTCTGGGTGGAGAAGAAGGTCTGGACATCACTCAGGACATGAAGCCTCCAAAGAGTCTGTACATCGAG gtgagGTGTTTAAAGGATCACGGAGAGTTTGAGATCGACGACGGAACAGTGATTCTGCTGAAGAAGAACAGTCAG caCTTCCTGCCGCGGTGGAAATGTGAGCAGCTGATTCGTCAGGGCGTCCTGGAGCACGTCGTCTCCTGA